The sequence GCTCAGGCAGGCCGAAGACAGCGTCCCTCGGAGCCCTGTGCTTTATCCCGTATGTCTTCTCGAATACGTCCACGGGCAGCCTGTAGTCTGCGCTCAGATCGATCACCTTTGCGCCATTGTCCAGCAGCTCCGGAACCCAGTCCATCGCAGTTCCATGAGGCACAGCTGTGAACACGACATCGCACCTCTGGGCTATCTCAGAAGGCGATGGAGACTCAAACTTTAGATCGAGCATGCCTCTGAGATGCTGATGTACGGAGACCACCGGCTTTCCGGCAAGCTTTCTGGACGTGACGCAGACGATATTTGCGGATGGATGTACGGAGAGAAGGCGGAGCAGCTCGCCGCCTGTATAGCCTGAACCGCCAACTATTCCTATGTCTATCATGCTGCTTGAAAAGCTCTCTGCTGATATAAATCTGCGGCGCTACACTCTGCCGGAGAGTCTCAGGCTGAGCCGGCCGAGATCTCTTCCCAGCTCCTCGATCATATCTCTGTTCTCCAGCTGGGATAGCCACCGCTCAGGTATCCATGAGGTCCCATACCGGGCGCCTGCAAGAGCCCCCGCCATCGATGCCACAGAGTCCGTATCGCCGCCGGCATTGACCGCCTCCACAAGGGCCTCCTCCGGCTCAAGGCGCACAAAGCAGTAGAACGCAGAGGGCACAGCATCATGCACAGACGGAGATGTACCAAGGAGTTCCAGCGCATCCGATGGATCTCTGTCCGAGTGGAGAAGCACCCTCACCTCCTCCAGCTTTCTTCCGAGATCTGGAGAGATCCTCGAGGCTATCTCTGTTGATACCTCCAGGATCCTCATGCGCGGGAGATCGAGAAGAGATAGAGCAGCACCAACAGCGACCGCAACAGCTCCCGCCCTGGCTGCGCGGCTTCTGTGGGTGACTATGCTCTGGAGCTCGGAGTACCTTGAGACCATGCTCAGATCCCAGTGGTAGACGAGGCCGATCGGCGCAGCCCTCATCGCAGCTCCACAGGTCTCTATGCTGACACCGGCCTCCTGCCAGGGCTTTCCTGAGAGCATGTTCTCTATCGCGGATCTTGTTGTTATCCCCACACCTCTGTTGAGCCTCTCGTCCAGTATCCA comes from Methanothrix sp. and encodes:
- a CDS encoding ADP-ribosylglycohydrolase family protein is translated as MDLLDKFIGSLLGSAVGDALGMPLEGFSALEIQRAFGRVVDMLPAPEHHFHYGLRAGQYTDDTEETLILAESLLEAQGFSGDVFAEHLVRWGSKWILDERLNRGVGITTRSAIENMLSGKPWQEAGVSIETCGAAMRAAPIGLVYHWDLSMVSRYSELQSIVTHRSRAARAGAVAVAVGAALSLLDLPRMRILEVSTEIASRISPDLGRKLEEVRVLLHSDRDPSDALELLGTSPSVHDAVPSAFYCFVRLEPEEALVEAVNAGGDTDSVASMAGALAGARYGTSWIPERWLSQLENRDMIEELGRDLGRLSLRLSGRV